Below is a genomic region from Spirosoma radiotolerans.
CAGCTCGGTCGGCTCCCTCAATCATTCCCTCAAACTTGAGTTCCTGCCTTACCCAACCTGACGTTTTGCCAAGCGCAGTGGCCTGGGTAAGAACGGCCTCAACGGTAGCGGATGTCCGATCTGCGCTTTGGGTCGTTAAGAGAAGTATCTTAATATCGGCTTTGACATCCTCATAAGTCAACCCCTCAGCGGGCAACTCAGCATGAACCCACTGCAAGGTCAACTTGTGAATTACTTCTTTGTAGGGAGTATCGTTAAGATCGGCAGGGCGTATACGCTGGTTCACCCGGCAAATATACCAATTTGTAGTAAATACCCCTCGAACCGGTTGTTTCCAGGCGACCACAACCAAAATGGCAAAAGCGGCCCAGTTCTCTTGGCCTGAACATATCCGAGAATACATATAGCCAATACTCCCCAAATGGGCTATCTTTCGACATGCAGCATCAGGAATTTGAACCACCTTCAGCGCTACGAGATACCATAAAGTGCTTTTGGTACGATAGACGAGACTTCGGGGAACGACAATCAAGTTTTGCGGTACTACCGGATGGCTATGCTGAAATTATTTTTCATTTTGGAAACCCCTGTAGCCTATTGCACAATGGAGTCTTGCAACCCTTACCATCACCATTTATGATGGGGCTGCTCAATCAGCCTGTTATTTTCTACACCAAAAACCGGTTTGAAATCATTGGTATCCGGTGCTTCCCCTGGACCGTGTTCGATTTGCTCGGGCTACCGTCCGGTAAAGACAGCGTGCATATAATTGACCATCCGATCACCCAGCTTCAAACCACGTTGGCTGAGTGGATTCAGGCGGGTAAACTAGACGAAGCCCTGGCCCAGATAAAACAGTATTTCCTGGATGCCCGATTGGGGGTGGCTACTGACAGTATGCTAGCCAAAGCGGGCGTTGCTATGCGGGCAGCAAACGGCACCATGCCAGTGAGCCAGGTGGCAGCAGCGGCTCACGCAACGGTGCGTACGCTGGAACGGAGGTTCAGAAAATCGGCGGGGTATACAGTTAAAGACGTGTCCGGCCTGATGCGCTTTGAGCAGGTACGAAACCACTTGTGGCTTTATCCAGATGCCAATCTTGCCGGTCTGGCACATGAACTGGGCTATACGGATCAAGCCCATCTAAGCCGGGAATTCAAGCGCTACAGTGGTACAACGCCAGCCGCATTTGCGCGGAGTATAACTCAGCCGAAGGGAATAAAACCGCGCCCTGAATAGTAGGTTTATTAGATAACAAAACCCTGTCTTTGCCTGGTGAATACAAGCGAGCGTAAAAAAAACAGATCCATTCCTGTAAATACTATGGCGAACGAGTTCGGTATAGGTATTTCCATCGAAAAAATTTCGTTTACCGATTTACCCATTGACGACGCAAAACAATCACATCGGGATGACGGGCATTCGTTCTTCCTGCTTGAGAACGGAACAGTTGATATTGAGATTGATTTTAAAAGATATACCATTCATTCCTCATCTGTCATCTACATGCACCCGAATCAAGTGCATCGTATATTGGCATTTGAAAATGTAACGGTTAGCAGTTGGTCGATCAATAATGAAAACCTAAATCCTGACTATCTAAACCTATTAGAAGACCTCACGCCCGCAAAACCACTGGCGTTAACGAATGAAACGTTTTCCGTTATTTCTGAAGCTGTATCACTTTGCCTAAAATTTTCTGAACGAAAAAACGATAAATTATATCATTCATTATGTAGAGATAGCTGCAACGCACTGGTCGCTTTGGTTGCTTCACAATATTTAGAACAATCGACATCCATAGACAAACTTTCACGATTCGAAACGATCACTAAAGCTTTCAGGAAACTACTAGAACGCGATTACACCAACGCCAAACGCCCGGCAGAGTACGCGCAAATGCTAAACATATCGACACCTTACCTGAACGAGTGTGTCAAAAACACAACAGGCTATTCTGTTTCGCATCATATCCAGCAACGTGTAATCTTAGAAGCAAAACGTTTGCTTTTTCATTCTGACAAATCGGTGAAAGAAATTGCTACAGAATTAGGCTATGATGATTACCCTTATTTCTCGCGGCTGTTTACCAAAGTTACAGGAATGACTGCTCTGGCTTTCCGAAGCAAAAACCTCGATTAGTCCAATACCTACCCTGCATTGCCATTTCATACCCCTGCTATACGATGTTCCTTTGCACCGTCAAATAAACTCGTATATACATGAAATCATTAAAAAAAGTGCTCGTTTCGGGCGCCAGCATAGCCGGACTGTCAACCGCTTACTGGATGAACAAAGTAGGGTATAAAGTAACGGTTGTTGAACAGGCAAGCGAACTTCGACGTGGTGGTACGGCGGTTGATCTGCGTGGAAATACCATAGACATCGTAAAGCGTATGGGTATTTTTGACCAATTAAACGCAAACAGATTGACGTTGGAGTCGATCGAATTTAAAAATGCTGACGATGGCACAGAAGGATCAATTTCGCTGAAAGACGAAGGTGGAAAACTTCCTGACGAGATAGAAATTGAACGCGACAAGTTAATTAGTATATTATTTGAGCGGACAAAAAATGATGTTGAATTCATTTTCAACAACAGCATTACAGCGTTGAATGAAACAGAAGACGAGATAAACGTTACGTTTAAAACGGGTACACAACGTGCATTTGACTTAGTAATTGGCTGCGATGGTACGCATTCGGCTGTACGGAAAATCTGGTTTGGCGATAAAGCGGAATACACCCATTTTCTGGAAGCCTATTTCTCTATATCCATCGTAAACAAATTATTGATAAAACCGAACATAATGCAGTTCTACAATGTGCCGGGCAAGGCTTATATGCTTAATGCGTATAAGAATAAAACGGATATAGTTTTTTGCTTTTCCTCAGAAAAAGAAATTCCCTACGATTATCGGGATACCGAGCAACAAAGGAAAATCATTTTGGAACAATTTGCTGAACAAGGATGGCGAACCGCTGAATTATTGGAAGAAATAGCAAATTCTAAAAATTTTTACTTCGACAAATTCTGTCAAATAAAAATGCCCTCATGGACAAAAGGCCGGGTAGCGTTGGTAGGTGATGCCGCCTATTGTGCTTCGCCTGCTGCCGGAATGGGCGGCTCGCTGGCGATGGAAGGGGCTGCAACGCTGGCCGATTCGCTAGAAAAACACAACGGGAATTTCGAATTAGCGTTTCAGGATTACAACAAAAACTTCCGTTCGTTTATTGACGAAGTCCAAGCCGAAGCCGAATTAAACGTAAGAGAAAACTTTATTCTAAGAACCGAAGAAGCAATTCGTAGAAGAAACACACAGGGAAGTCCATGGTAGCCTTCACCTACATAAAAAGCTGGACGCGAATGATTTTGTCGCGTTTATACAAGCCTAACGCAGGCGCATTTCAGACTTTTGTGTGTCAATCAGGTTACTATGAAAGCAATACAAAATCCATCTATTCACGATGTCATCATTTCCGGTGCAGGGCCGGTAGGGTTATTTCTAGCCTGTGAGCTGGCCCTGGCCAACTGTTCAGTTCTACTGCTGGAAAAGGCGGAGAATCCACATTCGCCTTTGAAACGACTTCCTTTTGGAATTCGGGGGCTCTCGACGCCTACTATTGAAGCGCTTTACCGACGTGGGTTACTGAGTGAACTTGAAGTACATAAACGCCTTAAAAATCCCCACCAACATGCCGCCCAAGGGCCACGTCGCCAGGTTGGCCACTTTGCTGGTATTCCATTTCATGACGGTGATATCGACACGTCTCAATGGCCGTATCGCCTGCCAGGCTCTACCGACACCAGTTTACTTTCTGAATTAGAAGAGCTTGAAACCATACTGTCCCGCCGGGCAGAAGCCCTGGGTGTAACCATCAGGCGCGGGCGGACCATAACGGGCTTTGAACAAACTTCGGGCGGGGTAACTGTCCTGTCAGGCGACCATTCGTTCGACGGTAAATGGCTCGTGGGTTGCGATGGAAGTCGTAGTGTCGTGCGCAAGGCGGGCGGTTTTGACTTCGCCGGTACGGAGCCTGAATTTACCGGCTACTCTGCTCAGGTTGACCTTTTTGACCCGGAGAAACTCAGTCTGGGCCGAAACGTGACACCAACCGGCATGTACCTGCAGTCTCAGCCAGGCTACGTGATTATACAGGATTTTGATGGTGGGGCCTTTCATGAATCAGGAAAGCCCGTCACGCTCGAACACGTGCAGGAGGTGCTGCGCCGTATCTCGAACACCGACGTTACGATCAGCGCTCTGCATATGGCAACCACATGGACCGACCGGGCCCGGCAGGCCACAACCTATCGCAACGGACGGATACTGTTAGCCGGTGATGCCGCCCACATTCATTCGCCATTGGGCGGCCAGGGACTTAACCTAGGCCTGGGCGATGCCATGAACCTGGGCTGGAAACTCGCGGCAACCATTCAGAAGAAAGCGCCGGAAGGCTTACTGGACAGTTACCATACCGAACGGCACCCAATTGGGGCACAAGTGCTAGACTGGTCACGTGCTCAGGTTGCTCTCATGCAACCAGACTCGCAGGGCCGCGCGTTGCGGGCAATTATTCAGGACCTGATGAACACCCGCGACGGGGCCACCTATTTTGCCGGAAGAGTGTGGGGTATTTTCACGCACTACCCTCTGGGTGGCGACCACCCGCTGGTAGGCTACAGCGTGCCTAATGTTGCGTTCGAAGACGGCTCGAAAATCGGCGAATTCATGCACGATAGCCAGGGAATACTGCTCGATTTTGATAGAAATGCGGCACTTGAAGCGTTAGCGAGTGAATATGGCGGCCAACTCAAGTATGTATCGGGCCCAGCAAAAGACCAAATAGAAGCAAGTGCTGTACTCATACGCCCTGATGGGATTGTGGCCTGGGCTTCTACGGATGTCCCAGATTACAGCGAACTCCAGAAAGCGGCCGCTCGCTGGTTTGGTTCACAGTCCGAGGTCAATCATTAAAAATAGGGAAGTCGGTGTAACACTACTTTATCAACTCGCCAACGTCTGCACCTTCGGCATTTTTACTCACCACCAATAGTATAGGAAACACGATTGGCACTGCGCTTGGGATTAATAGCCTGGATTTTGCGTCAATAGTGGGTTAAGGCCCACTTCGGCGGCCGGGATGGGGAACAGCAGCCTGAACGGGGTAACAATCCGGCCATCCGACGGCAAATAATTCGCCTGCGCTTTGATTTTTTCTCCGAACGCATTCAGAGTCGCCACGGCGGTTCCGCTGCGCACCAGATCGTACCAGCGCTTATTTTCAAACGCTAGTTCCACCCGTCGTTCGTGCAAAATAACCTGGCGCAGGGTCGCTTGATCAGCGGCCTGGGCACTGGGCAAACCCACCCGGTTCCGCACGGCATTCAACGCAGCTAATGGCGATCTACCCTGCTCGTTTTGCGCTTCGGCCAGCAGCAACAGGGCCTCTGCATACCGGTAAATGGGAAAATTATCGGCCGAACCGGTGAGGGACGTCAACGGAGCGTGTAAATATTTTTTAATGTATGGCACGGCCACCTTGCCAGTGGGCGGAGTTGTATAGCCCACTACGCTTTTGAGGGCGGAGTAAGCAAATAAATTACTGGCGTTATACGTGCCTTCAGTAATACCGATAGACGCATCCAACCGTTTGTCCGACGGTTCGTATGCACTGATTAAATCAGGCGTAGGAGTATTAATTCCGCCCGCCCCGCTATTGTTAATGGCGATGCCCGTCAGCAGAGCGGTATTGGTACTGCGGGGCAGAAAATTAAACGACAACGTATTCGGCGTGGTGCCCGTTGTGGTACCATCCAGATACTGCACCTCGAAGAGCGACTCCTTGCTGTTTTTATTGGTCGGCAAAAACGCACTTGCGTAGTCTGGATTCAGGCCGTAGCCCATGGCGGGTAAGGTAGCCAGCAACGTTTCGGCTTCGGACCAGCGTTGTAACGTCACGAATACATCCGCCAGCAATACCGTTGCCGCCCCTTTGGTAGCCTCGCCCGTTTGGGGAAACTTAGCCGGTGGATTCAGTTCTTTGATGGCATCATTGGCATCCGCAATAATCTGTTGATACACCTGCTCGGTTGTCGCGCGGGGCAGAAACGCACTGTTGGCATCCTTTACTTCGTTCACAAACAGCGGCACTCCGCCAAACAACCGGACAAGTTTGAAATAGGCAAAGGCACGCAGGAATTTGCTTTGCCCATCGTAATTGTTTACAGAAGCGGCTGACAGTCCGGAGGCAGTTTTCAGCCGGGAAATAACAATATTGGCCCGTGAAATGATTTGGTAGAGAGACTGCCATTCGGCCGCCGTATACGAATTGGTGGCTCCGTCTTTAAAATCCGAAATGTTTTCCCGGAACACAAAGGCCGTACCCCGGTTAGACAGCACCGACTGATAGAACGTGTTATCCGAGCGCATTTCGGACACGTAAAAATCATTGTTCATCAGATCGAGCAGCGGAGCATAGGCGGCTGTTACGGCCTGCTTGAACTGCGCATCCGATTGGAAGTATGTATTATCGGTATAAGCAGCTTTGGGAGACAACTCCAGATAGTTTTGCTGACAGGCAGAAACCGTAAAACCCGCCACAAGGGCATATATGGCAATTTTTTTCATGTTGAGCAGAGGATAATAGGGCATTAATTAAAGGTTGCGGAGAGACCGATCGCGAAGGTTCGGGGAATGGGATACGCATTCTCGTCGACCTTCAGGCCCAGCGTTGCATCCTGACCCGCAAAGTTGATTTCGGGATTCATGCCCGTGTAGCCGGTTAACACCAGCACTTGCTGGACGGACGCATAGACGCGCAATCCTTTCAGCGCCGAACGATCGCTGAGGCCAACCGTATACCCCAGTGAGATGTTCTTGATGGTAAAATAGGTGGCGTTCTCTAACCACTGCGAATTCACACTCCGGCCCAGAGCGGTGGTGCCGGTTTTTGTGCGGGGGTAGATGCCCGAGCCGGGATTGTCAATCGAGCGCCAGCGGTCGGAAGCAGCAGCCAGAGGCACCCGCGACCCGTCCAGGTTAGTCTGGTACGCCCATTTAGCTGCATTTAACAGTTGGCCCCCAACCGAGAAGGCGGTGCTGATGCTCAGGTCAAACTTTTTATACGACAGGTTATTGCTGAATCCACCCGTGAAGGTAGGCGTCGGATTGCCAATGAACGTCCGATCATTGACGTCGTCAATCACCCCGTCGCCATTGATATCCTTTACTTTAATGGTGCCAATATCCGACAGGCCGTTGGGAGCGGTGGCCGTTGCCTGGTATTTAGCCGACTGGTCCAGGTCGGCGGCATCCTTGTAGAGCCCAAGAAATTCGAATCCGTAGAACTCGCCCAGGTGATGACCAACCTGATTACGAAAATAGTCCGAAGACACCGTATTGTTCCGACGAATATAGCCGGGATCTACTAACGCTTTGATCAGGTTGCGGTCAAATGACACGTTAAAACTGCTGTTCCAGCGGAAATCCGGCCGATTGATATTGACCGTATTCAGGGTTATTTCGTGTCCCCAGAAGGCGAGTGCCCCCACGTTGTCCAAAATAGACGTGAAGCCCGATGAGGTAGGCAGCGGCCGACTCTGAATAAGGCCATCCGTGTTCTTAAAATAGTAATCATACGTTAGGTTCAGCCGGTTGTTGAGTAATGTCAGGTCGAACCCCAGATCGACCTGACGACTCCGCTCCCAACGTAGGTTTGGATTGCCCAGATTACCAATGGTTGTGCCCTGCGTAACGACGTTGTTGAAGTTGTAGTAATAGTTAGACGTGGTTGACTGGGCTACGTAATTGCCAAAAAAGTTGTTACCCGTAATGCCGTAGCTCGCTCTCAGTTTCAGCAGGTTTATCTGCTTAAAGCGTTTCATAAAAGACTCATCGCTCACGATCCAGCCCGCCGATACGGAGGGAAAGTCGCCATACTGACGGCTGGTACCGAACCGCGATGAACCATCCCGCCGAAACGCTCCCTGGAGCAGATAACGCCCTTTGTAGCTGTAATTAAGCCGTAACAGCGTTGATAACAGGGAGTACGCCGTGTAGGTGCTACTACCCGTTACGCTGGTGGCCGCCGTCAGGTACGTGATGTCGTCATTGGGAAAACCCAGCCCGGAGAGTGAGTTGCTTTCCTGGGTGAACTTCTGGGCAGAATAGCCTGCCAGCAAGTTCAGATGATGATCGACCTTAAAATCGTGGGTATAATCCAGATACCCCTCGGCCGTATAGGAACCGTTATCGACAGCGCTGCTCGTGCCGTTGGGGTTGTTTACCGTCGAACTCACAATACCCGACTGGTAGTAATGCCGTATTTCGTTACCCTTGTCAATGCCCGTGTTGATTTTGACTTGCAGGCCTTTCAACACATCGTAGGTCAGGAACGCATTGCCTAAGATGCGGGTCGTTTTATAATCGTCGTTGGTTAGGTTGAACTGAGCCAGTGGATTGATATAAGCGACCATGCCCGGCGAATATGTGTCGCGGTTGTAGCTGCCATCGGGATTGTAGGGCGATTTTAGGGGACTGGCTTCGAAGATGCGCTCAAATAAACCGCCTACCCCGTCCGTCGACAGCCGGTTATTGTGGTCGATGCGGTAGCTGGGTGCCAGACTGAACCCCATTTTGATCCGCCCTTCCGCAATGGTCAGGTCTTTGTTCAACCGACCGCTGAACAAACGCGTACCCGTATTGACCAATACCCCTTGCTGTTCCTGATAGCCAAAGAGCGCGGTAGATGACGACTTTTCGGTAGCCGATTGTATCGTTAGGTCATAGTTTTGAATCGGGGCCGTTCGGGTCAATAGTTTGTACCAGTTCGTTCCCTCCCCGTATTGTGTCGGATCTTCATATTCGGCTGGGGTTACGGTGGATGGATTCTCGTACCGCCGGATGTCCTGGTAGCGCTCGTTCATAAACGTGGCATACTGACGGGCATTCATCACCTTTGGTGCCCGATTGTCGGGTAGTTTTTGTACCCCGTAGCTGGCATTAAACACAATTTTTGCGTCGCCCGCCTTTGCGTGTCTGGTCGTAATGAGCACCACGCCATTAGCCGCCCGGGAACCGTAGAGGGCCGTCGCCGAGGCATCCTTTAGCACACTATAACTTTCGATCTCATTCGGATTAATGTTATTGATGCTGCCAGTGATAGGCAACCCATCCACGACAAACAGGGGCTGATTATCGGAGTAAAAGGAAGCCGCCCCCCGAATCCGAAAGTCGACGCCCCGGCCGGGCTGGCCGCTGCTTTGCTGCACGGATACGCCCGCACTTTTTCCCTGAAGTTGCTGCGCAAACTGTTGCACCGGCATGTCCTGGAGCAACGACGCGTCCAGCGTAGCCACCGAACCGGTGATTTCCCGACGGCGCTGACGACCGTAGCTCACGGTTACCTCCTGCAGCTGATTGCCTTCGCCCGCCCCAAGTTGTATATCCACCACCCGTTCCGTAGCGGCATTTACGTTCACGGATTTCACTTCTTTCCGGGCGTATCCCACAAAAGTAGCCGCTACCGTATACGTGCCGGGGGCGATCGTCAGGCGGTACTGTCCATTGGCATCCGCCACCGATCCGATTTGCGTGCCGACAATTTGCACCGTAGCGCCGGGTAATGGTCCGGTATTATCAGACACTATGCCCCGAATGACACCGGTGGCTGACTGGGCATATACTGGATAAGATAGACCAATTAAGCTACAACTGAGAATTCCGAGTTTAATGAGTAGAAAAGAGAAAAGTTTTCGCATAAACTGAGTTGAGTAAATCAAGGGCAAGCCCAACGATGGACTGCTTTGAATCCGCAAACTTCGAAAATCAATATTTCGTCAGTATGAAGCTATTATTACCTTACTGTGAAGATGCCGTTGGATGGTTTATCAGGCGGACGGCAGCGTTTGACTCAAGGCCTCTTTCGTCGAACTACGCACGACTTGGTAAGAATTTACTTTTAACAATGAGTTAATATTAGGCGACTACTTTTGCAGCCAGTTTCACTCAATCGTTTGCTATGCGCTGTTCTTTATCTCACTATGTGATTACTTCCCTGCTGGGCGGGGCGCTGCTGGCAACAGCTACCCAGAGCGCCGGTCAAACTGCAACCGCTGAGGGACCTGTTCTGAACACGCCTGGCCCTCCGGCAACCGTCAAATCCGGCGACTTTTCCCTGGCCATTATTCCCGACACCCAGTACTACCTGGCGCAGGCGCAACTCGGTGGCACCTTCGACATGTTTAAAGCGCAGATTGAGTGGATTCAGAAAAATCAGGTGAAAGAAAACATCGCTTACGTAGCGCACATGGGCGACATAACAGAGCATGGCGATAACCCGGTAACCGCCCGCTCCGAGTGGTATCTGGCCAAAACGGCGCTGTATGGGCTTGAAAATCCGGTTAGCATTCCCTACGGTCTGGCCATCGGCAACCATGATCAGTTTCCCGCCCAACACGCCGTTACAGGGACAACCAATTTCTATAACCGCTATTTCGGAATCGACCATTTTGCGGGAAGACCCTATTACGGAGGACATTATGGAACGAATAACGACAGCCATTACGACCTGTTCTCGGCGGGTGGTCTTGAGTTTATCGTGCTATACCTGGAATTCGACGCGCATAATGAAGACCAAACGAACCTGTATGCCTGGGCCAATGATGTATTGAAAAAACATGCATCGCGCAAAGCAATTGTTGTGAGCCACTCACTGATTCACTTTAATCCGATAAAAGGGACCAATACGCCACAGGCACCCTTCAACGCTGAAGGCAAAGCCGTCTACGAAAGTCTAAAGGCCAATCCGAACGTATTTATGATGCTTTGCGGGCACGTGGGCGACAATGGAGAAGGCTATCGGACTGACGTTTATAATGGCCATACCATCAAGACATTTCTCAACGATTACCAGAGCCGCCCCAATGGAGGGCATGGTTTAATGCGCCTGTACAGGTTTTCCGTCAGCAAGAATGAGCTTAAAATAAAAACGTTTTCGCCTTATTTTAAGGAAGAAGAAACGGATGGCGATAGTCAATTCACCGTGCCCCTGTTTAATTAATGGTGGTACGTGTTCGGTAACAGCTTACCAGAACGTATGCCTGGTTGTATAGACGGAAATTCTTATTCCAGCTGATGCTGTTCGCAAGCCGTACCGACCGGGGCTGGGGTTGACTGGCTTGGGGCACTTAGCGGGGCACAATATCCTTCCAGCTACTGCCGGTCAGGGACGTTTCTGCGTACCATCCGCATCCATAATCCAGATGACACCATAGGGTTGAGACATAGTATCGCTCAAGGCTGCTTCTTTCTTGAAATCCTATTTGCCACTGCTCCACAGAACTGGTTCCCTCAGAATGTACACCCGTATCATTTGATGCTATTTTATCGGCTAGTTGCCTTATAGTAGTTGATATACAATGAATTACTGATTAAATTTTGCGCCTAGATTAATCAGTAATCACATGCAGCCACTCAGAGGACATAAGCAACCTAACAGGCAACCAAGCACAGGTAACACAAGACAGATCGCTCGTTTACCAGGGAAAAGTAGTGGATTATTGAAGGGGAATCGGGATAAGATCAATAGCTTAATTGATGAATATAACGCCAAGAGTGATCTGAATAAAAAATTGAAGATTCTGTTAAAAATTAGATCCTTGTACGATCCCTGGATAACAAAAATAAAAAACAAACTTTCTAAAAAAGAAGAGGACCCACACCTGACGGCTAAACTGAAGGAACTCAAAAAGTTTGGTTTGATTATTGAAGAGGAGGCCCATTCACTCAATAGCCAAACAATTAGCAACTCTGGAAACTCTATTCCTTTATTAAATTCAAATTTTGATGAATTTGAAGAAAAGATTGTGCTAGCTGAATACCCGGCCCAAAATCATTTCGGTGGTCACTTTGACTTTTCAGGAATGAATTGGGATGAAGACCTACCGGTGTCATCTGAACAATTACTCGTTAGAGAGTTACTAAATAAGGCAGGCCTGGCAGGTGCCAACAAAATAAACGATCAGGCACTGAGCCGGGAAAATGCCATCGCTTTCGTGCGTTTTTTCGAGGCTAATCCGAAACTGCTCACGATCATCAAGGAGATTTCTCTGGAAAACAACAAGGGTCAGGGGGGAGGATTACACAAAAACGGCAGCATTTACATAAATCCCGGCGAAGGCATAAAAGATTCATTTATGGGAATACTTGTCCATGAAATGGGACATGCTTCTTTGCAAAGGCTTTTAAAAATTACAGACCATCAGCAGATCGATACTGAAGATGGTAAGAAACTTGCCGAAGCGTGGAGCATACTTTGCCAGGATGAGCAAAACTTTTTTGGTCTTGACTTAGGCACTTATGACAAAGTCGAGTTCAGCGAAAAATATGCTCAAAAAAAGCCGCGACCACGCGATCCACAGGCTAGGCAAAAATACCAAAAGGATACGTTTATCGAGTTTGTGGCCGAATCATTTATGCACATGGCGCTGGTGCCAGAACTCTTAAAGGCTCATGTGAACAACATCCGAAATAATCCAGAAATTTCCTGGGAGGCAAAACAAGCTTGGGAGACAGCAATAGAAATACTGGAGAGGAATGGAAATAAACTCTTAGGCTTATAAACAGTAGATCTCGCGTAGCAAACCACCTCCCTGCCCATGCGCGACCAGATTATAATCAGCCTAAAAGCTAACCAGCGTCATGTAAGGGCCGGGCAACAGGCGGTTACTTTGCCCTGTCATTTAAACCGAACTAGACTCATGGCAACGCTCACACAACCCTCCGTATATACAACAAACCCGTCGTCAAACTGGCTTACGACTTATCAAAACTTCATTCATAAAGCCGAGTTCAACCGTATTGGCTGGGCGGCCACTGCCGTTGCCATTCAGGGCTGTATTCTGGCACCAGCGCTGTTACTGGCTATGTTTTACTTCGGCGGGGGCGACTGGCAGTTTCTGGTCGGGATGCTGAGTTTCATGCTCGTGCTGGTTCCGGTACTATCGGCCATGTCCGTCAAATACATCATACCGACGTTCGCGATCAGTGTGGCGATTCATGTGCTGATTATTTTGATCGATGTTCTGTAAGTAGAACCGAACATCCCCGACAGTATAAAGCCCGCAATTCATTGGATTGCGGGCTTTATACTGTCAGACTCCTGATATTCCAGTAGCGTACCAGACGAATGCATCCGTCAGACGGTCTGCGAAAACAACCTCGGTTGGGCCATACGGGCGTTCAGTTGAGCGTGGTTAAGCCGTTCGTCGAAAGCCATACAG
It encodes:
- a CDS encoding FAD-dependent monooxygenase — encoded protein: MKAIQNPSIHDVIISGAGPVGLFLACELALANCSVLLLEKAENPHSPLKRLPFGIRGLSTPTIEALYRRGLLSELEVHKRLKNPHQHAAQGPRRQVGHFAGIPFHDGDIDTSQWPYRLPGSTDTSLLSELEELETILSRRAEALGVTIRRGRTITGFEQTSGGVTVLSGDHSFDGKWLVGCDGSRSVVRKAGGFDFAGTEPEFTGYSAQVDLFDPEKLSLGRNVTPTGMYLQSQPGYVIIQDFDGGAFHESGKPVTLEHVQEVLRRISNTDVTISALHMATTWTDRARQATTYRNGRILLAGDAAHIHSPLGGQGLNLGLGDAMNLGWKLAATIQKKAPEGLLDSYHTERHPIGAQVLDWSRAQVALMQPDSQGRALRAIIQDLMNTRDGATYFAGRVWGIFTHYPLGGDHPLVGYSVPNVAFEDGSKIGEFMHDSQGILLDFDRNAALEALASEYGGQLKYVSGPAKDQIEASAVLIRPDGIVAWASTDVPDYSELQKAAARWFGSQSEVNH
- a CDS encoding RagB/SusD family nutrient uptake outer membrane protein — its product is MKKIAIYALVAGFTVSACQQNYLELSPKAAYTDNTYFQSDAQFKQAVTAAYAPLLDLMNNDFYVSEMRSDNTFYQSVLSNRGTAFVFRENISDFKDGATNSYTAAEWQSLYQIISRANIVISRLKTASGLSAASVNNYDGQSKFLRAFAYFKLVRLFGGVPLFVNEVKDANSAFLPRATTEQVYQQIIADANDAIKELNPPAKFPQTGEATKGAATVLLADVFVTLQRWSEAETLLATLPAMGYGLNPDYASAFLPTNKNSKESLFEVQYLDGTTTGTTPNTLSFNFLPRSTNTALLTGIAINNSGAGGINTPTPDLISAYEPSDKRLDASIGITEGTYNASNLFAYSALKSVVGYTTPPTGKVAVPYIKKYLHAPLTSLTGSADNFPIYRYAEALLLLAEAQNEQGRSPLAALNAVRNRVGLPSAQAADQATLRQVILHERRVELAFENKRWYDLVRSGTAVATLNAFGEKIKAQANYLPSDGRIVTPFRLLFPIPAAEVGLNPLLTQNPGY
- a CDS encoding AraC family transcriptional regulator → MANEFGIGISIEKISFTDLPIDDAKQSHRDDGHSFFLLENGTVDIEIDFKRYTIHSSSVIYMHPNQVHRILAFENVTVSSWSINNENLNPDYLNLLEDLTPAKPLALTNETFSVISEAVSLCLKFSERKNDKLYHSLCRDSCNALVALVASQYLEQSTSIDKLSRFETITKAFRKLLERDYTNAKRPAEYAQMLNISTPYLNECVKNTTGYSVSHHIQQRVILEAKRLLFHSDKSVKEIATELGYDDYPYFSRLFTKVTGMTALAFRSKNLD
- a CDS encoding helix-turn-helix domain-containing protein, coding for MQHQEFEPPSALRDTIKCFWYDRRDFGERQSSFAVLPDGYAEIIFHFGNPCSLLHNGVLQPLPSPFMMGLLNQPVIFYTKNRFEIIGIRCFPWTVFDLLGLPSGKDSVHIIDHPITQLQTTLAEWIQAGKLDEALAQIKQYFLDARLGVATDSMLAKAGVAMRAANGTMPVSQVAAAAHATVRTLERRFRKSAGYTVKDVSGLMRFEQVRNHLWLYPDANLAGLAHELGYTDQAHLSREFKRYSGTTPAAFARSITQPKGIKPRPE
- a CDS encoding FAD-dependent monooxygenase, which gives rise to MNKVGYKVTVVEQASELRRGGTAVDLRGNTIDIVKRMGIFDQLNANRLTLESIEFKNADDGTEGSISLKDEGGKLPDEIEIERDKLISILFERTKNDVEFIFNNSITALNETEDEINVTFKTGTQRAFDLVIGCDGTHSAVRKIWFGDKAEYTHFLEAYFSISIVNKLLIKPNIMQFYNVPGKAYMLNAYKNKTDIVFCFSSEKEIPYDYRDTEQQRKIILEQFAEQGWRTAELLEEIANSKNFYFDKFCQIKMPSWTKGRVALVGDAAYCASPAAGMGGSLAMEGAATLADSLEKHNGNFELAFQDYNKNFRSFIDEVQAEAELNVRENFILRTEEAIRRRNTQGSPW